TAATGAATAATTCATATTGTATAAAATGTAAGAACACCtcgtgagagtgtgtgtgtgtatgtagacaGAACAGTGGTTAATAAGGCTCGATGTGGGCACACATACACGGGAATACATTTGATTTATTATACTCTGTCCTCAAGATCAGAAGTTCCGTGCACTTCCTGAGGGCAAAATACAGGGAGCCAATGCCAGAGAACTTCAGATGTCAGAAGTGCACAGTGCCCAGATATGCAGACACATCTTTCTTCTTGACTCTGCATTGCTTACAGAGTAAACTGGTGGTTGACTATAGACTCTAGACCAGTGGTGCTCAGCTGGGGTGAGTTTGCCCCCTGGAACACATATGACaattctggagacatttttgattgtcaagCTGGAGgagtagagaccagggatgccaGAGAACAGGCCACAGCGACAGGACAGCCCCACAGCAGAGAATTTTCTGGCCCCAGATGTCACTGGTACCCAGCTGAGAAGTCCTGCTCCAGACCCAAATTACCTTCTCAGCCTTGTCTTAGCCTCTCTCCTGCGTAAATAAAGTTGCCATCCCAGCCAGACCCAGAAGCTCCCCATACCTGCCCATACACCAGCTGAATTGCTCCTTCCAACACCTTCTACCTGAAATTCTTTCCCCTGCTTCTCTAATGTCAGAGCCCAGCTTCAGTCCTCCCACTGTCTCTGTGAAACTCTCTGATCTCTCTAGCCACAGTTCCCTTTCTTCTCTGACTTCCCCAGGATTATCCCAATCATTTGGCACTTAGTTAACAATAGAAGGTTGTACTTGCTATCTTCTCACCTTGACTGAAAGCACCTTGAGGGCCATTTGATACGATTTGGTTTGAAATATGCAGTACCATTCCTTATGAACCCCAGTGGGCATCTCTGCTTTGACCCACCCAGGGCTTTCTGTGACAGCTTTCCTACTATGATGGGGTGCAATGGTTGAGTCAACCTCTGTCCCATCACAGCGGTTAGGTACACTGAGATTCAGCTTTGTTTAGATAACTAGCTAGATGGAACCTAAGCCCAAATGTGAGCCTTATGCTTAGAAAGGTGTTTATGCTGAATCTGCTTTCTAATCTAAGCAGTAAGAAATGAGGTTAGGAGAGGTGCAAAGGAATTGGGCTCTATCTTGCTCTGATCACGTCCCTTCAGTGGAGCACAGCCTGGAGGATCTGCCTTATGGAAGGTGGGAGACATTCATTTCAGTTGCTTGGATAGGGATTATTCTGTCATAACTGGACCTATTTAATGACAGTCAGTGTTGACAATggtaatattaataatgaaagcCATAATTACTTACTTGGAACCCAGTGTGTCCTGGGCACCAGGCTAGGTGCTTTACACATGTTTATCTCATCCAGCCCTCACTGCAATCCTGGAAGGAAGCTGAAGCACTTTAAAGATAATTTGCCCAGGGCCACCCAGCTAGCAAGTagcagagccagaatttaaacAAGAGCTGCCTGACTTTGAAGCCTGTGCTCGTAGCTACCACCTCACTGCTGAGGGGAGAGATTCATGTTGCCCTGTGCCAAGACCTGGGAGAGACCCCTCGTGGTGTCACTGGAGAGGTGGATGGGCAAAGGGGATTGAGTGTCTGAGTTCTGAGTCAGGACCTGTTGTCATATCTGACCACTCTGCTGCTGCAGGAAAAGGAAACCTCATGGTTACACCTTGACCACCACAGAGTATTCTGACTCTTGTGATTTTTGCTTCCGCTTTAGGTGCACTACATCCTCCAGGAGGTGGTGATGGGTGGGATGGTGTTGGAAACAAACATGAATGAAATCGTGGCTCAGATTGAAGCTCAAAACAGGCTGGAGAAATCCGAGGTGAGTAAGCAACTGTGTTCTAGCCCTGGCTGGGTAGAGAAAACCTAGGCAGAGGCAGGAGTGTGTACATGTGTTGGTTTGTGTTGCTGTGAAACCTCAGGAAATGATActcatcttctttcttccttgagTCCATTGAAACTCATGGATTTGAAGGTCAACCAGCCCTGAAAATTAAACAGATAACAAGGTTTGAAATCTCAGACTTTCAGGGTAAAAGAGTAAATAGAAAAGCCAGATGGCAGAGGAAAGCAAACAGCTTTTGGCTTGGGGGTTATGACCCATGTTTGTGGTTTGTAATTCCTCCTTTGAAAGCCACTCGTTCTCTGGAGGGACCCAGAACCCTCTTCTCCTATTCCAGTGTGGTTTCCTAGTTTGTGTGCTCTAAGAGTCTGATCTCCCAGCAGCCATTTCTCGTGGTGTCTTTCAGACCTCAGAGTTGCCAATTTCCTTATTTCCAGTTAGCCTTATAAAAAACTACAGTAGAGTTTGGGCTAGGCTTGAAAATAACATACCCCAGTCCACCCCCACATGGTACTGGGCTTGATACAGATGTTCACATAAATTCTGTCCTATCCCTCTGAGGTCTCTCCATCCCCTTCCTCAGCCTTACCAGAGCACAGAGGTTACAGACATATACTTTCACATGCAGAAATAGCAGAACAAATTACCTCTTTAATTATCTGAGGGTCTTAAAGAGATTCTTTGCCTTGTATAACGGAACTTGATCTTGCGAAACCAAGAATTCTTCTTTCTGTGAGAACTGGCAGTCCTGCAGAAGAAGCTTTTGCAGACCACAGCTATTGTGACAGCTATAGTTCTTTCAGAAATGTAGGCTGGGAAGATTCCAGGAATAGTAAGTGAGTCAGAGGCAAGGGGGTTGGAAATGGGAAGAAATGGAGACTTGCTGGGTGAGGGCAGAATTGGAGTTGGCATTCGGAAAGAAGGCAATAGGGGAAAAATGATTGTGAGAGAGTCTTCATCCACTTTTGCCCTTCTCTCCACATGGGGATGAGCCTGCCAGGTAGGGGGTTCACTGTAGATGTGCATACTCTGCGTTTTGTCACCAGCCCTTCTGTATCTGTGATACCCCCCACCTTCTCCCAGCTTGTTGCCACACGACACTTCCAAAGCCAGCTCTTTTCATTTCACATTATTAGTTGGCAAGCAGTTGCCCTAGAGCcatggcttttcttttccttttaagaatTTCCCTGTGACTTTGCACGTTTCAATAAGAGTCTTCAGTCTTTTGAGgaaggggttttgttttgttttgtaaccaGAAAAGTGCCCCTGACAAACCACCTTAgattatttcagcattttttgggtacccaccatgtgccaggcactgtgagaTGCTGGGGCTGTGAAACTGCATAGGCCACACCCTACCTCTGAGGAACTGGTAGTCTAGTAGGACTGCAGGCTTTGGATCCCTGTGCCAAACCCCATCTAACCTCAAGATTGTTTTGTTGGCTACTTTTGAGGAATAAGGGgggaaaattaaaacttcagttGCGTGTGCTCAGTTTGGAATTTCTCTAGGCATCCCTCacctgttattttgtttgtttgtttgtttgtttttgagacagagtctctctctcttgcccaggctggagtgcagtggcgtgatctcagctcactgcaacctccacctcccaggttcaagcgattttcctgcctcagcctccctagtagctgggactacaggcgcccgccaccacactcggccaatttttgtatttttggtagagatggggtttcaccatgttggccaggccagtctcgacctcctgacctcaggtgatccacccaccttggcctcccaaagtgctgggattacaggcgtgagcttgtttgtttttgtttttgcttttcttttcttttcttttttttagcgtTAAGCAGGTAACACTGAGAATTTGTCTCATACTCGCCTCTCATTTCTTCTCAGGGTGGCCTTTCAGCAGCCCCTGCGCGGGCTGTGTCTGCTGTGAAAAACATCAACCTGCCAGAGATTCCTCGGAACATCAACATTGGCGATCTCAACATCAAAGTTCCCAACCTGTCCCAGTTTGTCTGAGGGTCAAGGATTGGGCTGAAATAGAGTCCTTAAGACAAGCAAAGACAAGCACGTCTGGAAACAGAACCCATTTTGAGCCATAGAAGAGTCAAGCCTCAGGACCTGGAACCTTTGTGTCTGGGGAAGACTGTTTGGCATGGAATGGGGAAGGGATTCCTATTGACACTGCTCGGGTGTGCCCAGTTCTCACATGTGCAGCCATGCCGTTCTCTGATGCACACGGCCGCTGCAGATGTGAGGGGCCCTGCCTTCCTCAGCAGGGAGTCAGCATGCCCAAGCCACTCACACCTTTACCTTACACACGGACGCTCCCAAGGGTTAGGGACTGCATTGAGCAGACCTACCTGCTTCCCAGAACCTCCTCACTAGGGCTGAGCACCTTCTCTGACTGGAGTCTTCATCCTTAGCACCACAGACTTCCAAGGTCCCATGGCCTTTACTTGCTGGTAAGGTGTCATAGGTAGAAATGGGCTGGCCCTTCAGATTTGGGGGTGTGGTGAGTGGCAAGTAAGGGCAGAATTTTAGAAGAACCAGAGTCACCTGCTGACTCTATTGAGATTGTTACACCCAGAAtccttttgtagtttttttgtgggtttttttttttttgagacggagtcttgctctgtcactcaggctagagtgcagtggtgtaatcttggctcactgcaacctctgcttcctgggttcaagcaattctcctgtctcagcctccccagtagctgggattacagcacccaccaccacgcccagctaatttttgtatttttagtagaaatggtttcaccatgttagccaggctggtctcgacctcctggacctcaagtgatccacctgcctcggcctcccaaagtgctggcattacaggtgtgagccaccatgccctgccaccAGAATTCCTTTTGTATAGCCGAGCCTTTTGGTTACCACCTCATGAAGAATATGCTTCCTGCATTGTCCTAGTCCCAGTTGTATTCTCACAGGTGTTATGTGCAGGACACGATCCAAATCATAAACCTGGCACATGCCCACCACATTTCTGCTAATAGGAAGAGGGAcccaccacacacccacacatgccaGAGGTCCCTCCTCCCAGAGGAGAGGCCCTGTGTCTGTAGAAGGTTAAAGCTGACAACATGTGGAACATCCCAGAATTATGACTCTTCCAAGTTTAAAATACATTCTCCTTATGGGAGCAGAAGGTTCGTTGCTGTGTTGTGAATGATGAGCTGCCTCCACAGGGAACCCACTGCCACCTGGGCCAGCTTCTGGAGCATGAGAACCTGAGCCAGGGTCACCCTTTTGGGGCCTGGACATGACGCATGCTGGCTATGACTAGGAGCAGGGCTGCCTCTTCTCCCTCCCGGAGCTCTGCTTGTGGGCACGCCCTGTTCCCTCAGGTGCCATTCTCCCAGAGCTTAGGTGCCCATAAATGTTCTTACTGCGGTGGAGTAGGGCCTCCTGCTCCCACGCTGTCGCATGGGCTAGATCTCAGGTGTGCTGTTGAGCCACCTTGAGATGAGGACTGCTTCGCAGTAAAGTTTCCAGCCTGGGCCCCTCTCGGGCCTTCTGGTTGGGGACTCTCAGCCTCCTGATGCTGTTGCAGGGCAGGTCTGAGAGGCTGCCCAGCAGCACCCCGTGTCAGGGCCACCTCGTTTTCCATTTTTGAACAGCGCTCCCTGTGGTTTGTGCCCACTGCTCCATACAGCCTCTGATCCTCACTCTTGAAAGCTCCATGATAAGCGCAGAGATGGGCAATGTGGATCAGAAGGTGGGCCTCTTACTGTGGAAGAGGGAAGTGTAGGTGAATAGATGTCAAAACCCCTGATAGCATTCTTTTGAAGggttggattttctttttctggcagACATTTCAATACAATTCACATTTCTCTCATTTGCTGAATGTGAAATCAGAATAAAGGAGATCAGTGTTTATTTTGTACCTTCTATAAGTTGGCATGAGCAAGATCATTCAACAGTCCTTACAACAGACattcttatccccattttgcagatgaaggaaGTAGACCCAGTTCCAGTAACCTTCCCTTAGGTTACACAGGGCTGAGATTCGAGACTGCTCACTTGACTTCattgtccttttctttcctcattgctgAAGATGGCTTCTCCCAATGTTATCATCTTTTTTATAGATGAAACTGAGCCTcaaagagattaagtgacttCTCCCAAACCGTGGTCTAAATAGGCTTGATTTTCTAAGGTGGTCAGTGATCATGTCATAGAGTATAAGAGCCAAAGAGTCTTCTGTGTCCCTCCATTTAACTGAGGTTGAAGCCAAAGCCCAAGGTGGTAAGTGTTACGTTGAGGGTCACAAATCCAGAGCTACATCCCTCTTCTTGAGTTCGTTTGTTATGTGGTTTAATGAATTACTGCAGGACAGCCCCTGTGCTAGATTTCCTGAGATAGCCTTGAGATTTTGAATGTTTTGCCTGCCAGAAaccaatggttttaaaaaatcattgagtGGTCCTACAGATTCAAAGTGGGCATCAAAACATCCCTCACACTGCCTCTTACAATGGCATAAAACTAAAGCCcgtttttttatttggaaaactcAATCCCTTTGGACAAGCCACAATAATTTTTCATTAACTGCTTAAGCTTGCCTGCAAATTCAGCTAGCTTTCCGGCCTGCTATCAGCAAAGCcataaacatctttttaaaaaatatgttaaggttggccaggtgcagtggctcacgcctgtaatcccagcactttgggaggccaaggcaggcagatcatgaggtcaggagatcaagaccatcctggctaacacagtgaatccccgtctctactaaaaatacaaaaaattagccaggcgtggtggtggacgcctgtagtcccagctgctcaggaggctgagacaggagaagggcgtgaacctgggaggcagagctttcagtgagccgagatcatgccactacactacagcatgggagacacagaaagactctgtctcaaaaaataataataataatatatatatatatgtttgtgtgtgggtgtgtgttaaGGTTATATGGAATACTcggctttcctttttttgtgagatggggatctcacactgtggctcaggctggagtgcagtggcgtgatcatggctcgctgcagcctcgaagccctggggtcaagtgatcctctcacctcagcctcccaagtagctcgaaCCACAGGCACGCaaccatcactcctggctaattttatttttttagtagaataaggtctcactatgttgcacaggttggtctctaactccttacctcaagccatcctcctaccttggactcccaaacgtgttgggattacaggtgtgagccactggacctggccaAATACTGGGTTTTCAGTGCTCACTGCCActaataaaaatctgaaattcttTCATTATGCAATTTCTAAGTGCCTGGTGAGGGCCAAGCTCAATTCTAGGCTCTGAAGATTAAGAGGGAAACAAAGGTCTGCCTGCTCCTGTTGTCTCTGTGAGCATCTTTGACACAGTGCTCAGATTGTTGGGATACAGTGTATCGGACTGGCAGCCTGAATTCGTGGAGACTGCAGTCAGTAACTTTGtgatatatgtaatatttagAGGACGATGACCCATTTCCCTACCTGCTACCTGATCACATCACACCCTGCTGGGCCATACTCCAAACAGCCCACCTTCCTCTAGGCCTGGCCATGGCCCTGTGCTTGCCACATTGAGGATTAAGTCAGGATATCTTGAGCTTTCTCAAATCCCTGTTTATTCAGGCCTCTGACACATATAGAGCCAGCCTTCTCTCCCCACCACTTCCACTACCATGGAGCCCACTTAGTAAAACCCTCTCTGGGCCCAGCTTCACCAGAAAAGACACCAGGGGAGCAAGGCTCAAACCAGGGGCAGCTAAATCTGATCTTGTGGACCAGTCTTTAGTAAGGGCTTTCAGCTTGGCTGTCTGTCCATTGCTTTCCAAATAGGATGCAGCAATGATTGGTACATGGATATTAAGATCGGTAGAAGGGGCTAGTCCAAGTTTAGCAATAGCCAAACTGGAGAGCCTCTGAAGTATGAGAGTCCCAGAGGGATTTGTCAGCTCCTGGCAGACATCCTGAGTTTCACCTTCCTGAGTCTACCCTCCCGCAAAAGGGTGCCAGTCTCACTGTGGTGATGGTTAGCCCAGTGTGCGCTGCACTCACACTGCAGCACAGGGTCGGTGCTTGCAGGCTGGTGGATGCTGTCCTCTGGGTTAAGACTATCCCTTCTGGGGAGCACTGGAGGCTTCTCCCATCTGCAGTGTTTCAGCAGAAGTTGGCAGATATGAAAACAGGCCCCCTGTAGGGAAGTAGTTCCATGAAAATGATTAATTCTTTCCAAAAGACTTAAAATTCTTTCctatttcagtttttcctttcaaaaacGGAAATACATTCATGTAATTCAAAACTTTACAAGTCTGTTCAGCAGAAGACTCCCGCTCTGTTTCCCCAAACACTGAgccccatcccccatccctggTAGCAAGAAGTGTTTCCAA
The Theropithecus gelada isolate Dixy chromosome 7b, Tgel_1.0, whole genome shotgun sequence DNA segment above includes these coding regions:
- the LOC112628493 gene encoding AP-3 complex subunit sigma-2 isoform X8 yields the protein MIQAILVFNNHGKPRLVRFYQRFVFVETLDKCFENVCELDLIFHMDKVHYILQEVVMGGMVLETNMNEIVAQIEAQNRLEKSEGGLSAAPARAVSAVKNINLPEIPRNINIGDLNIKVPNLSQFV